Within Thermococcus celer Vu 13 = JCM 8558, the genomic segment AAAGTGAACCGCCACGATTTCGGCACCGCGTTTGAGCATGAGGAAAGCGGCAACGGGGGAATCTATGCCCCCGCTCAAAAGAGCCACGACCTTCCCTTGAGTGCCAACGGGCAAACCGCCAACGCCCCTAATTTTTTCAAAAAATACGTAAGCCTTCCCGGCAATAATCTCGATTCCGATGACGAGGTCGGGGTTCTCGAGGTCCACCTTCCATCCAAATTCATTCACAACAAACGCTCCAATCTCCCGGTTCACCTCAACGGACGTTCTCAAGAAGGTTTTATCAAGCCTCCGGGTCTCAACTTTAAAGCTCTCCGGTGATTTGTCCTTTAAGGCTCTACGGAGGTATTCAGGAATTTCCTCGTACTCCATCACCCTCGCGGGAGATACGGAGACCACGCCGGGCACTTTGGCGATTATTCCGGCCGCCTCGTCAGGGGCGTCCACGAGTAACCTTCCCCTGATTATTTTGACCTTACATTTCATCCCTTTTCTCCGGAGTGCCTTCTCTATGTTTTCCTTAAGTTTTCTCTCGAACTCCCTTCTCTTGCCGCCTTTTATTGCTATCTCTCCGTAGCGAACGAGAAGCATTTCAACCACCCAGATAGCGGGCGAAGAAGTTCTTTGCCTCCTTCCCGTCCTCGACACCGCGGATTACCATCCTCCCCGTCTTGAACACCAGTATCTCAGCGTAGTCGTCCTCGAACTGGATGAACTGGCTCGTCTTCAGGTACTCGATGCCGAGCTTTTCGAGCCTCTCCGCGAACTCGTCGAGGTCTATGCTCATTCTCTCGGGCGGCGTCACCTGGATAGAGCCGTCACACATGCGCTCGACCTTTATCCGCTTTTCGAGGAACGTGAGTTCTTTCCTCACGCAGGCAGGGCAGTCCTCCCTCCTCGGTATCCTTATCTTCTCGAAGTCCATGCTCCTGAGGTCAAAGAAGAACAGCTCGCTCCCCACCTCCTCGCCGAGCAGGATCTTCGCGGCCAGCGCGACGGCCAGGGAAGCGGCGAAGCTCGGGACGTAGCTCATTATGCCGGCCATCGCACAGGTCGGCATGGGTCTCTCCGGGAGTTTGGGCATCAAACAGCGGAAGCAGGTGGTTTTTCCCGGAATTACCGGCATTACGTTGCCGTAGGTCGAGAGGACGCCGACGTAAATCCACGGCTTGTTCTCCCTTATGGCGTAGTCGTTTATCACCATGCGGGTGTAGATGTTGTCGGTTCCGTCTATTATGAGGTCTGCCCCGTCGAGCAGGCCCACCGTCCCGGGGTTGAGGTCCTCGAAGTGTCCGACGACCCCAAAGCGCTCCCTCAGAGCCTCCACCTTCGGCTTCCCGACGTCCTCTTTGGTGTATACCGTCCTCGGGAGGTCGCTCTCGTCAACAAAATCCCTGTCGATGACGATGATCTTCCCGACACCGAGCTTGTGGAGGAAGTAAACCTCCCAGCTCCCCAGCGCGCCGGCCCCGACTACGGCGACGGTGCTCTCACCCAGCTTCCTCTGGCCTTCAATACCAATGATTGGGAAGTGTCTCGAAAAGTCCATCTCTACCTTCATGCTCCCACCACATTCCCCTTGGGCGGGAGGATAAAAAGGGTTTTGGAAACCAAAGGTTGAGGTTCAGAAAGACCAAAAGAAATTTCTACCCCGACAACTAACCCACGGAGGGGATCAAAAATGCATCGCTTCAACCCGAAACATGCGCACGTCCTGAACTCCGGGTGGAGGCAGAAAGTTTTTCCAGCGGAGGAGGTCGTGGAGTTCGCCCTCAGCGAGATGCGGAGAAAAGAAGTCGCCGTGGACGTCGGCGCCGGCACCGGCTACCTCACCGTGCCCCTTGCGAGGGCCTTTGGGAAGGTCTACGCCATCGAGATAAACCCGGAGATGGCGGGGAAACTTGAGGAGAGGCTCAGACGGGAGGGTTTAACCAACGTGGAGGTGATGGTGACGGGGGAACCGCCCGAGCTGGAGGACTTTGACCTGGCGGTTTTCTCAAGCGTTCTCCACGAGATGGAGGACCCCCGGGAGTACCTCCGCTGGGCCGGAAACGCCCTCGTCCTCGTCGCGGAGTGGAAAAAGGAACCCATCCCCTTTGGACCGCCCGTGGAGGAGAGGCTCTCGCCGGAGGAGGTCATGGAGCTTGCCGAAAACTTCGAAGTGATAAAATACCGGGAGCTCGAGTACCACTACCTGATGCTGCTGAAACCGAAGGTGTGAGGTGGTAACATGGAGTTTTTTGAGGTTCTCAGAAAGAGGAGGAGCGTAAGGAGGTTTCAGGACAAACCCGTACCGCGTGAACTCGTGGAGAGACTCCTCGAGGCGGCGTTCTTGTCCCCGAGTTCCTTCAACAAAAGGCCGTGGCACTTCATCGTGATCGATGATAGGGAAAAGCTCAAGGCCCTGTCAAAGGCCAAGCTTGGGGCCGCAGGTCTGGCCACCGCACCGCTGGCGATAGTGGTGACGGCCGACGAGAGCCGGAGTGACGTCTGGGTGGAAGATGCAAGCATAGCGGCGGAGCACATTCAGCTGGCCGCCTTCGACCTCGGACTGGGCTCCTTCTGGGTGCAGATAAGGAACAGGATGCACGATGAGGGAAAGACCGCCGAGGACTACGTGAGGGAACTGCTCGATATACCGCCGAACTACCGCGTCCTCTGCATTGTAGGAATCGGCTACCCGGCGGAGAAAAAGCCACCCCACGGGGACGAGGTCTTCGAGCCGGAGAAGGTGAGCCGGAACAGCTTCGGCAAACCCTGGAAGTGATTCCAGGGCGAAGTATTGCGGTAGCGTAGAGTACCCCTTTCAGGTTTGCAGTATGGAAAAGATAAACGTTATAACGTGCACAGGAGTAGATGGCCCGGTGATGGCAATGGTCAAAGCACTTGTCATAATATCGAGCGACGATGATAAAGCCCTCGTTGGCTTCATGTGGGCCACCAACGCCCTCAAACACGGGTGGGTGGAGGATGTGGAGGTTATCCTCTTCGGTCCCATCGAGAGGGCGGTGGCGGAGGGAGACGGGCGCTTTCTCCCGTGGGTGGAGAAACTTAAGGAATCCGGAAAGCTCCCGATAGCGTGCAGGAGACTTGCCGAGATGGAGGGCTTTGAGGTCTCCCTAAAGAAGTACACCAGAGTCGAGTACGTGGGAAAGATAATAGCGGACTACCTCGAGAAGGGCTACGTCCCGATGACGTTTTAAATCCCCTCTTCAATCCTTTTCAGGTGAGAATAATGCGCAGGATGCTTCTGATGCTCGCGGTTCTGTCGCTGTTCGTGGGGCTCGTAAGTGCGGGGACTGTAAAGTACGGAAATCTATCTTTCCACGAGGTCGATAATTCTAAGGAACTTCAGGAACTCGTTTCATCACACAACGGGGAGTACTTCTTCCTCTTCTACAACTCCCAGACCTGTCCCGCCTGCGGATACATGAAAACGGACGTCTTTCCAACACCAACCGCCGAAAAGGCGTTGAAAAACCTCGTCCTGGTGTCCATCGACGTTTACAGGGGGCGGGAGATAACAACGCTCCGGTACAGGGTCTACGACCCCGTGCTGGTCATCCAGCCGGAGAACGCCGGCTACTACAAACCCCAAAAGCCGGGGGAGGAGATAAGCGTCGGCGTTCCCGGGACTCCGACGATGGTGATCTTCAAGGCCGTCAACGGAACGATGGTCCTTAGAGGAGTGGCCGTCGGTGCC encodes:
- a CDS encoding nitroreductase family protein; protein product: MEFFEVLRKRRSVRRFQDKPVPRELVERLLEAAFLSPSSFNKRPWHFIVIDDREKLKALSKAKLGAAGLATAPLAIVVTADESRSDVWVEDASIAAEHIQLAAFDLGLGSFWVQIRNRMHDEGKTAEDYVRELLDIPPNYRVLCIVGIGYPAEKKPPHGDEVFEPEKVSRNSFGKPWK
- a CDS encoding class I SAM-dependent methyltransferase codes for the protein MHRFNPKHAHVLNSGWRQKVFPAEEVVEFALSEMRRKEVAVDVGAGTGYLTVPLARAFGKVYAIEINPEMAGKLEERLRREGLTNVEVMVTGEPPELEDFDLAVFSSVLHEMEDPREYLRWAGNALVLVAEWKKEPIPFGPPVEERLSPEEVMELAENFEVIKYRELEYHYLMLLKPKV
- the thiI gene encoding tRNA uracil 4-sulfurtransferase ThiI, coding for MLLVRYGEIAIKGGKRREFERKLKENIEKALRRKGMKCKVKIIRGRLLVDAPDEAAGIIAKVPGVVSVSPARVMEYEEIPEYLRRALKDKSPESFKVETRRLDKTFLRTSVEVNREIGAFVVNEFGWKVDLENPDLVIGIEIIAGKAYVFFEKIRGVGGLPVGTQGKVVALLSGGIDSPVAAFLMLKRGAEIVAVHFDQGMNARSVVEKVVEVLEDYSPEPIELVIENHFEILKPYVRALAEVGMQRWTCVVCKVAMLRRAAEIARDMGALGVVTGDSLGQVASQTLTNLYFETMSVDFPVHRPLLGMDKEEIVAIARRIGTYEAFLEYPHCDCPFRPERVVTGGKLEEFQRVIRVLEREGLV
- a CDS encoding ThiF family adenylyltransferase; amino-acid sequence: MKVEMDFSRHFPIIGIEGQRKLGESTVAVVGAGALGSWEVYFLHKLGVGKIIVIDRDFVDESDLPRTVYTKEDVGKPKVEALRERFGVVGHFEDLNPGTVGLLDGADLIIDGTDNIYTRMVINDYAIRENKPWIYVGVLSTYGNVMPVIPGKTTCFRCLMPKLPERPMPTCAMAGIMSYVPSFAASLAVALAAKILLGEEVGSELFFFDLRSMDFEKIRIPRREDCPACVRKELTFLEKRIKVERMCDGSIQVTPPERMSIDLDEFAERLEKLGIEYLKTSQFIQFEDDYAEILVFKTGRMVIRGVEDGKEAKNFFARYLGG